Genomic DNA from Terriglobales bacterium:
GTTCCGCGACGGCGTCGGCGGCGACCTTGGGATCACTCGAGCGCGAAAGCCGGTCGAACGTAGCAGCCGCCTGGTCCCACTGCTGGGCCGCGACATAGAAGCGTCCCAGGTAGGCCTGGTAGGTCTGGTCGCGGGGGCTGAGGCGCACGGCGTTGCGCATGGAGGTGATGGCGGCGTCGGCATCGTTGGTCCACATGTGGGCGATGCCCAGCAGGGCGTGGGCGTCGGCGAAGGTGGGATCGAGCGAGATGGATTTCTCCAGGGCGTCGATCACCTCCCAGACATCGTCCGGTTCGCGACCGGTGGCCTGGAGCACACGCTGTTGCAGCAGCGCGAAGTAGTAGAGGAGGCGCGGGTCGTGGTCGTCGAGCGCTGCGGCCTTGCGGAAGTGCTGCGCCGCCCGGTCGAACCGCTCCTTGCGGAGATACGCATAGCCCAGGCCGCGATGCACGGCGGCCTTGCCGGGCGCGGCGGCCAGCAACTCCTCGAGTTCACGCAGTCCCTGATCCAGATACTGGGTGGAGTGGGCGTGCATGTCTGCCAGCACGACGCGGGCCTCAGCCTGTTCCAGCGGCTCCACCTTGTAGCCGCCGCTGTCGATACCGGCGGGAGCTTCGCTGCGCTGCAAGGGACGCTGGCCGCCGCGCAGGTAGCGGGCCAGCTCGCCGTCGAAGTCCTCCAGCGTCTGGCCGAAGGCCTTGGAAAAAGCCTCGGCCGCGGGCAGCCGGCGGTTGTGGAGAAGGTCGAAATACGTACCGGCTTCCGCCACCCGCCCCTTGCTGAACAAATAGTGGGCCAGCAGCCACGATTGCGCATAGAACAGGGAGCGGCGATTCCCGGTCTCGTTGTAGACCGGCGAGTCGCGGTCCACGGCGATCAGCTCCCGCATGGGCATCAGATGCATTGACACCAGCATCTGAGCCGAGTCCGGCGCGCGCCCGATGACCACTTCCTTGTTGCCGATGTCGATGGTGGAAAAATACTCGGCGAAGCCCTCGTCGAACCAGAGCTGGGTCTCGGGATAGTTGCCGCTCAGCAGCGCGTGCGCGTACTCGTGGAAGATGGTGCTCCAGGGGTCGCGCGAGGAAAGGTCGAGCGCGACGAAGTTCCGGTCATGGTTGGACTGGAAGATGCCCGTGACCTCCACCGGTTTGCCCTTCCAGACGGGAACGAACCGGCGGAACTCAGCAGCATCACGGAAGGCCACGATCTGCAACGGGATGGGCTGGCTGACGCGCGAGCGAAAGATCAGCGTGCCGAATACGGCGCGCATCTGCTCGAAGCGCAGCGCAATCTCGAGGCCTTTGCGCTCGCCCGCGTCGGTGACCACGGAGAAGTTGGGCGAACGCACCTCCACCCAGCGAAGCTCGGCGGCCAGGACGGTGGCCTGCGCCAGCACAAGACAGAGAAGCACGCGGAATACACAACTGGGACAGGTGAGCATGTCTCTATGATGACACCGTGGCGCCCCGCAGGGTTCCCTGCGGGCCGCCATCAACGGCGCTTGAGCTGGATCCGCTCCGGGTCCGGAACCCGGATTTCGAGCGTGGCTACGTCGCCGTCTGCCTCACCCCCGGAGCGATAGTTGATCAGAACGTCCTGGTCGCGCCAGCCGCAATCAAACTCGTCCACGCCGATCAGGATGACCTTCGCGCGGTCGGCTACGCGCAGCCTGAAAGTCTTGCCGTCCGACACGACGGTCACACTCGCTGAGGTTTCCGAGCACTCCACCGCCATAAGCTTCCCCTCGAGAGTCTGCACGGGGCGGCCGTCCAGCCGAGGCGCGACTTCGGAATGCGAATCATCCTCCGAAGTTACCGAAGCGCTCCACTGGGGGCTGCCTGCAGCAGAACCCGTTCCTACCGCACGCACAGCGGCATAGCCTTCCAGCCTTTCCAGTTCCTCTTCGGCTCTCTGGGCTATCTCCGGCGTGGTACTGCGTTGCAGGTTCCGAAGCAGCGCTTTCGCGTCGTCCATCCGCCGAGCCGATACGTAAGCTCCCGCCAGGTTGAGAGCATAATGCTCGCTGCGCGGACTCAACTCAAGGGCGCGCTTGAACGATGCGATGGCTGCTTCGGACTCTCGCTGCCACATGTGAACCAGGGCCATGAGGTTGTGGGCGTCGGCAAAATCCGGATTGAGCGTGAGGGACTTCTGCAAGTGTGCCTTCATCTCCCGGAATTTTTCGTCCTGCCGAGCCGGACCGAAGGCCTGGCGGCTCATGAGCAGGGCCGCGAAGTAGTGGACGCGTGAATCGTCGGCATTGAGCTCGGCCGCACGGCGGAAGTGCAGGTCGGCTTTGTCGAGGTCGTTCTTGCGCAGGTAAGCGTAGCCCAGACCGCGGTGGGCAGCGGCATGGTCCGGCTGGAGCGCAAGCACCTCCTCGAATTCCTTGACCGCCTGCTCAAAGTGGTCCGGGGAGTGCAGATGCATGTCCGCCAGTACGCCTTTCACGTCGGCAGGATCAAGGGGCCGCACCTGGTAGGTGTTGGCGGTCT
This window encodes:
- a CDS encoding tetratricopeptide repeat protein, with translation MLTCPSCVFRVLLCLVLAQATVLAAELRWVEVRSPNFSVVTDAGERKGLEIALRFEQMRAVFGTLIFRSRVSQPIPLQIVAFRDAAEFRRFVPVWKGKPVEVTGIFQSNHDRNFVALDLSSRDPWSTIFHEYAHALLSGNYPETQLWFDEGFAEYFSTIDIGNKEVVIGRAPDSAQMLVSMHLMPMRELIAVDRDSPVYNETGNRRSLFYAQSWLLAHYLFSKGRVAEAGTYFDLLHNRRLPAAEAFSKAFGQTLEDFDGELARYLRGGQRPLQRSEAPAGIDSGGYKVEPLEQAEARVVLADMHAHSTQYLDQGLRELEELLAAAPGKAAVHRGLGYAYLRKERFDRAAQHFRKAAALDDHDPRLLYYFALLQQRVLQATGREPDDVWEVIDALEKSISLDPTFADAHALLGIAHMWTNDADAAITSMRNAVRLSPRDQTYQAYLGRFYVAAQQWDQAAATFDRLSRSSDPKVAADAVAELERIARYREDPPAKLARQVRPPRTDQWESPKWKRRVPAVSVAETEEAAEKPPDTRPIDNLRGRIVAVDCSHPTGAQISIAVGKRTWKMQVSDRNKLLLIGAEEFSCSWRDREVVVNYRKSGPSSGDLVSLEIRTLTAEPVQLKFN
- a CDS encoding tetratricopeptide repeat protein; translated protein: MMKRLRFSFGPSRRGVVLTAFAAALFCLEAVAAEPQWVEVRSPNFSVVTDAGEKRGREVALRFEQMRAAFGTLIRREAVSIPVPLQIIAFRNSKGLRLVAPIWKGKQVDLAGLFQPGEDRNFIALDLSAESKWETVFHEYAHMLLNANYPQTQLWFDEGFAEYYSTIQIGSKEVQVGRATESSVYILQNTPWLRVGDLFSVGHNSKVYNESGDHRSVFYAQSWMVIHYLFDTKKLKEAVTYFDLVLNQGLPIDQAIRQAFGMEPKKLDDELRRFFGSNQWVLHTFKTPLNVETANTYQVRPLDPADVKGVLADMHLHSPDHFEQAVKEFEEVLALQPDHAAAHRGLGYAYLRKNDLDKADLHFRRAAELNADDSRVHYFAALLMSRQAFGPARQDEKFREMKAHLQKSLTLNPDFADAHNLMALVHMWQRESEAAIASFKRALELSPRSEHYALNLAGAYVSARRMDDAKALLRNLQRSTTPEIAQRAEEELERLEGYAAVRAVGTGSAAGSPQWSASVTSEDDSHSEVAPRLDGRPVQTLEGKLMAVECSETSASVTVVSDGKTFRLRVADRAKVILIGVDEFDCGWRDQDVLINYRSGGEADGDVATLEIRVPDPERIQLKRR